A genomic window from Diospyros lotus cultivar Yz01 chromosome 2, ASM1463336v1, whole genome shotgun sequence includes:
- the LOC127795664 gene encoding uncharacterized protein LOC127795664 isoform X1, translated as MLNPSQLYVFAGGHSSPSTDMRFDFPSPQTPHPNYDGPSSMPTEVGGSSTPTATPDNRPMICPLGFSFDNNLCKRDIFRIIESKFEGPYPSWKKTDPAVREMWYDEFKLRQFGRPPTQAELFLTTHRRKDNSGFVDKRSEDTYANFQTRQHEHHHSHRLLAI; from the exons ATGTTAAATCCTTCACAATTATATGTTTTTGCAGGGGGACATTCATCTCCGTCCACTGATATGAGATTTGATTTCCCTAGCCCACAAACACCCCACCCCAACTATGATGGGCCTTCTTCCATGCCTACTGAAGTCGGGGGTTCATCCACACCCACTGCCACCCCTGATAATCGTCCGATGATATGTCCATTGGGTTTTTC GTTTGATAATAATTTGTGCAAACGAGATATTTTCCGAATTATCGAAAGTAAGTTTGAGGGGCCATACCCGAGTTGGAAGAAGACAGATCCTGCTGTCAGGGAGATGTGGTATGACGAGTTTAAG tTAAGACAATTTGGTCGCCCACCTACACAAGCTGAGTTGTTCCTCACGACACATAGAAGGAAAGACAATTCTGGATTCGTTGATAAGAGGTCTGAGGATACTTAT GCTAACTTTCAGACGCGACAACACGAGCATCATCACAGTCATCGGCTGTTGGCCATTTAG
- the LOC127795664 gene encoding uncharacterized protein LOC127795664 isoform X2: MRFDFPSPQTPHPNYDGPSSMPTEVGGSSTPTATPDNRPMICPLGFSFDNNLCKRDIFRIIESKFEGPYPSWKKTDPAVREMWYDEFKLRQFGRPPTQAELFLTTHRRKDNSGFVDKRSEDTYANFQTRQHEHHHSHRLLAI; encoded by the exons ATGAGATTTGATTTCCCTAGCCCACAAACACCCCACCCCAACTATGATGGGCCTTCTTCCATGCCTACTGAAGTCGGGGGTTCATCCACACCCACTGCCACCCCTGATAATCGTCCGATGATATGTCCATTGGGTTTTTC GTTTGATAATAATTTGTGCAAACGAGATATTTTCCGAATTATCGAAAGTAAGTTTGAGGGGCCATACCCGAGTTGGAAGAAGACAGATCCTGCTGTCAGGGAGATGTGGTATGACGAGTTTAAG tTAAGACAATTTGGTCGCCCACCTACACAAGCTGAGTTGTTCCTCACGACACATAGAAGGAAAGACAATTCTGGATTCGTTGATAAGAGGTCTGAGGATACTTAT GCTAACTTTCAGACGCGACAACACGAGCATCATCACAGTCATCGGCTGTTGGCCATTTAG